A DNA window from Sulfitobacter sp. BSw21498 contains the following coding sequences:
- a CDS encoding HlyD family type I secretion periplasmic adaptor subunit, with protein MQHPETNSPKTGLWHLTAGVTAAIFCLVGVLGGWAATTQIAGAVIATGQIDVAGKPKVIQTVDGGVLAELAVQSGDIVKAGQVLVRFDAAALQIDLRMARARLADAIGLRARLEAERDGSAVPGFDTIELPGNIRPLDMAQSRAGQGAIFKARAQMRAGMLDRIANNLDAVDMQVTGINGQILASEQQLAILTDELASLSVLVAKGLAPQVRLSQLQSSQAGLRGDLAARRAELAQLIHQRGTLKLESLQADRRFQEEVALELREVNAAVQQLVLATITRQAQMDRIVIRAPADGMVHELRATTVGGVVAAGATLMDIVPQREMFEFEVRVDPRSINLVRYDQSATIVLSAFDPHTTPRLTGTVRGISPKVVIDPNTGESFYRVSLEIPSTELSRLPASARLVPGMPIEAFLKTGDRTVLSYLAEPISSQLRRGFRG; from the coding sequence ATGCAACATCCTGAAACTAACTCTCCCAAGACGGGCCTTTGGCACCTAACCGCCGGCGTGACTGCGGCAATCTTCTGCTTGGTGGGGGTGCTCGGAGGGTGGGCCGCGACGACGCAGATTGCGGGGGCAGTGATTGCGACGGGTCAGATTGATGTGGCAGGCAAACCCAAGGTGATCCAGACGGTCGATGGCGGCGTGCTGGCAGAACTGGCGGTTCAGAGCGGCGATATCGTAAAGGCGGGTCAGGTGCTCGTGCGGTTTGACGCGGCTGCCTTGCAAATCGATCTGCGCATGGCCCGCGCCCGCCTCGCCGATGCGATCGGGCTGCGTGCCCGGCTCGAAGCAGAGCGTGATGGCAGCGCTGTGCCGGGGTTCGACACGATAGAGTTGCCCGGTAACATTCGCCCGCTAGATATGGCCCAATCGCGCGCAGGGCAGGGCGCGATATTTAAAGCGCGCGCCCAGATGCGTGCTGGTATGCTTGATCGTATCGCCAACAATCTTGACGCTGTCGACATGCAGGTCACTGGCATCAACGGGCAGATTCTTGCTTCAGAACAGCAGCTTGCGATCCTTACCGATGAGTTGGCCAGCCTGTCGGTCTTGGTTGCAAAAGGGTTGGCACCGCAGGTGCGGCTGTCACAGTTGCAGTCCTCTCAGGCGGGATTGCGCGGTGATCTGGCCGCCCGTCGGGCAGAGCTCGCCCAATTGATCCATCAGCGCGGGACGCTCAAACTTGAAAGCCTGCAAGCGGACCGTCGCTTTCAGGAAGAGGTTGCGCTTGAACTGCGCGAAGTGAACGCCGCAGTACAACAGCTTGTCCTGGCCACCATCACCCGCCAGGCACAAATGGACCGTATCGTCATTCGCGCGCCTGCAGATGGGATGGTACATGAGCTTCGCGCGACAACGGTCGGGGGGGTCGTGGCAGCAGGCGCAACCTTGATGGATATTGTGCCGCAACGCGAGATGTTCGAATTCGAGGTGCGTGTCGATCCGCGCTCTATCAATCTGGTGCGCTATGACCAGTCCGCCACCATTGTGCTTTCTGCGTTTGATCCGCACACGACGCCGCGCTTGACCGGTACCGTGCGGGGTATCTCTCCGAAGGTGGTGATTGATCCGAACACCGGCGAAAGTTTCTACCGGGTCAGCCTCGAAATCCCTAGCACCGAGCTTAGCCGGCTGCCCGCCTCTGCCCGTCTGGTACCCGGCATGCCGATCGAAGCATTCTTGAAAACAGGTGACCGAACCGTGCTCAGCTATCTGGCCGAACCTATCAGCAGCCAGCTCCGGCGTGGGTTTCGCGGCTGA
- a CDS encoding glycosyltransferase family 2 protein, producing the protein MNTAPALPSITVVIPHLNQPDALARCLAALAGGTIEPAEVIVVDNGSVRSPKEIVNDYPWVSLIKQTIPGPGPARNLGAARAQGAVLAFLDADCQPDPHWLERAAQRLQRDPDTILGGDVRIACGAGYKMDATTAYQVIFAYRMDHYIARQGFTGTGNLIVHRKVFHAVGPFKGLRFAEDRDWGQRATAAGHRMAFAPELIVHHPPHTASGLQAKWDRQLAHDWVRCSRHRDKIWWAAKSLLLIASPLGAVPQIFTSARINGRRNRVMAFIGLASVRLYRAKRMLHLLYGNDPNRLLQRWNRFDLP; encoded by the coding sequence ATGAACACCGCGCCCGCCTTGCCCAGCATCACTGTTGTGATTCCACATCTAAACCAACCCGATGCCCTTGCACGCTGCCTCGCTGCGCTTGCGGGGGGCACGATTGAACCGGCCGAGGTGATCGTCGTCGACAATGGCTCTGTCCGATCGCCGAAAGAGATTGTTAACGATTACCCATGGGTATCCCTGATCAAGCAGACGATCCCCGGCCCCGGCCCTGCCCGTAATCTTGGCGCGGCACGGGCGCAGGGTGCGGTTCTTGCCTTTTTGGACGCAGATTGCCAGCCCGACCCCCACTGGCTAGAGCGCGCCGCGCAACGCCTGCAGCGGGACCCCGATACGATCCTCGGCGGGGATGTTCGCATCGCGTGTGGGGCGGGCTACAAGATGGACGCCACGACAGCCTACCAAGTAATCTTTGCCTACCGAATGGACCACTACATCGCGCGTCAGGGGTTTACGGGGACAGGGAATCTGATCGTGCATCGCAAGGTGTTTCACGCAGTCGGGCCGTTCAAGGGGCTGCGCTTTGCCGAGGATCGCGACTGGGGGCAGCGTGCCACAGCCGCGGGGCATCGCATGGCTTTTGCGCCCGAGTTGATTGTCCATCATCCGCCCCACACGGCTTCAGGGTTGCAAGCGAAATGGGACCGACAGCTTGCCCATGATTGGGTGCGATGCAGCCGGCACAGGGACAAGATCTGGTGGGCGGCTAAGTCTCTGCTGCTCATCGCCTCGCCTCTTGGTGCCGTGCCGCAGATTTTTACCAGCGCCCGGATCAACGGTAGGCGTAATCGGGTGATGGCGTTCATCGGTCTAGCCTCTGTTCGACTATATCGCGCCAAGCGCATGTTGCATCTGCTGTATGGAAACGACCCGAACCGGCTGTTGCAACGGTGGAACCGTTTTGACCTGCCGTGA